In Streptomyces sp. NBC_00483, a single window of DNA contains:
- a CDS encoding ABC transporter permease subunit — MTTTHATNPAPALTGLTGARAGYVQALAYEWIKFRSVRSTVWTTAATTLLPVVGAVFVAATGSLQRDDTVLGGSLTLAVVGQMLAAVVGVLLVTGEYSSGTIRTTFAANPRRATVLAAKGTLIAGLLYVLSLASCSLAYLAGDAMLDDGTYAQGRPLPALFGVAGSFAVAGLLGLAVGTLVRHSAGAVTTVIGLLLLPSLFGPLFGDAQRWVAGISPTAALEKLTQTSDATAETVGSLGPWPSLLLVAGYTAALVLAAGAVLRRRDA; from the coding sequence ATGACGACCACTCATGCCACCAACCCGGCCCCGGCACTCACCGGACTCACCGGCGCCCGCGCCGGATACGTACAGGCCCTCGCCTACGAGTGGATCAAGTTCCGCAGCGTTCGCTCCACGGTGTGGACGACCGCCGCGACCACCCTCCTGCCGGTCGTGGGCGCGGTGTTCGTGGCGGCGACCGGCAGCCTGCAGCGCGACGACACCGTCCTCGGCGGCAGCCTCACCCTGGCGGTCGTCGGGCAGATGCTGGCCGCCGTGGTCGGTGTGCTCCTGGTCACCGGCGAGTACAGCAGCGGCACCATCCGCACCACGTTCGCCGCCAACCCACGCCGCGCGACCGTCCTCGCGGCCAAGGGCACCCTGATCGCCGGACTGCTGTACGTCCTGTCGCTGGCCTCCTGCTCCCTCGCCTACTTGGCCGGCGACGCCATGCTCGACGACGGGACATACGCGCAGGGCCGACCGCTGCCCGCTCTGTTCGGCGTCGCGGGATCCTTCGCGGTGGCCGGGCTCCTCGGCCTCGCGGTCGGCACGCTCGTACGCCACTCCGCGGGCGCTGTGACCACCGTCATCGGCCTGCTGCTCCTGCCGTCCCTGTTCGGCCCGCTGTTCGGCGACGCGCAACGCTGGGTCGCGGGCATCTCGCCGACGGCGGCCCTGGAGAAGCTCACCCAGACCTCGGACGCCACGGCCGAGACGGTCGGCAGCCTCGGCCCCTGGCCCTCACTGTTGCTGGTCGCCGGATATACGGCGGCACTGGTGCTCGCCGCGGGGGCGGTGCTGCGCCGCCGTGACGCGTGA